A stretch of the Streptomyces venezuelae genome encodes the following:
- a CDS encoding CynX/NimT family MFS transporter gives MHDEEIQTLNRPALPGAAPGSATGTGTGSGAAAQPPAWLGPVLIVGIVLAALNLRPAITSLGALFEEARTGLHMSGTVAGLITSVPALCFAVFGITAPRLSRRFGPAAVVCAGMGMVATGLLIRPFMSNSAGFLAFSALTLAGIALTNVLLPVIVKRWFPDRVGTMTGLYSMALAAGTSLAAAATVPITGALGGNWRTGLLVWAGLAVAAVLPWLPIARAARRERAAAGPASPGRGDATGPRVVRSRTAWALACYFGLQATGAYITMGWLPQIFRDAGVSAGTAGVLLAVTMVMGVPLAFVIPGLAGRMRNQGPIAVTLGLFGLAGYLGLYLAPAAGAWAWALLLGISNCAFPLVITMIGLRAKSPAGVVRLSAFAQSTGYLISIPGPLLIGTLYQHSGGWDLPLALMAGLLMPQIALGVLAGRDRTIEDECRMGD, from the coding sequence ATGCATGACGAAGAGATCCAGACCCTGAACCGGCCCGCCCTACCCGGAGCCGCCCCCGGCAGCGCCACCGGTACCGGCACCGGCAGCGGCGCCGCCGCGCAGCCGCCCGCCTGGCTCGGCCCGGTCCTCATCGTCGGCATCGTGCTCGCGGCCCTCAACCTGCGGCCCGCCATCACCAGCCTGGGCGCCCTTTTCGAGGAGGCCCGCACCGGACTCCACATGAGCGGCACGGTCGCCGGACTCATCACCTCCGTCCCGGCCCTCTGCTTCGCCGTCTTCGGCATCACCGCACCCAGGCTCTCCCGCCGCTTCGGCCCCGCCGCCGTGGTCTGCGCCGGCATGGGCATGGTCGCCACCGGCCTGCTGATCCGCCCGTTCATGAGCAACTCGGCCGGCTTCCTCGCCTTCAGCGCCCTCACCCTCGCGGGCATCGCGCTCACCAACGTGCTGCTCCCGGTGATCGTCAAGCGCTGGTTCCCGGACCGGGTCGGCACCATGACCGGCCTGTACTCCATGGCCCTGGCCGCCGGCACCTCACTGGCCGCCGCTGCGACCGTCCCCATCACCGGAGCCCTCGGCGGCAACTGGCGCACCGGCCTGCTGGTGTGGGCCGGGCTGGCGGTCGCCGCCGTACTGCCCTGGCTGCCCATCGCCCGCGCCGCCCGCCGCGAGCGGGCGGCGGCCGGCCCGGCGAGCCCCGGCCGGGGCGACGCGACCGGCCCGCGCGTGGTCCGCAGCCGCACCGCCTGGGCCCTCGCCTGCTACTTCGGCCTCCAGGCCACCGGCGCCTACATCACCATGGGCTGGCTCCCGCAGATCTTCCGCGACGCCGGGGTCTCGGCCGGCACCGCCGGTGTCCTGCTCGCCGTCACCATGGTCATGGGCGTCCCGCTGGCCTTCGTCATCCCCGGCCTGGCCGGCCGGATGCGCAACCAGGGACCCATCGCCGTCACCCTCGGCCTGTTCGGGCTCGCCGGCTACCTCGGCCTCTACCTGGCCCCCGCCGCCGGAGCCTGGGCCTGGGCGCTGCTGCTCGGCATCTCCAACTGCGCCTTCCCGCTCGTCATCACCATGATCGGACTGCGCGCCAAGTCCCCGGCCGGGGTGGTCAGGCTCTCCGCCTTCGCCCAGTCCACCGGCTACCTGATCTCCATCCCCGGCCCGCTGCTCATCGGCACCCTCTACCAGCACAGCGGCGGCTGGGACCTGCCTCTCGCGCTGATGGCGGGGCTGCTCATGCCGCAGATCGCACTGGGCGTGCTGGCCGGCCGGGACCGCACGATCGAGGACGAATGCCGCATGGGAGACTGA
- a CDS encoding SGM_5486 family transporter-associated protein, with protein sequence MPVLEPNPQNSHKKLGIVLGAMLGVTVIIAIIATVASP encoded by the coding sequence ATGCCCGTTCTCGAACCGAACCCCCAGAACAGTCACAAGAAGCTCGGCATCGTGCTCGGTGCGATGCTCGGTGTGACCGTGATCATCGCCATCATCGCGACCGTGGCCTCCCCCTGA
- a CDS encoding SixA phosphatase family protein: MSADTPRRIVLLRHAKADWPQVSDHDRPLAERGRKDAPAVGLKLAETGITFDLALCSTAARTRETWKLAVQELPTRPKTVYEERLYEASLGELIALLNETSDEVADLLVIGHNPGMHALADALAGRAEGDTLQRMTRTGFPTSALAVVSFTGSWKSLEHGVGTLLDFWTPKEH; this comes from the coding sequence ATGAGCGCCGATACACCCCGCAGGATCGTCCTCCTCCGGCACGCCAAGGCCGACTGGCCCCAGGTGTCCGACCACGACCGCCCGCTGGCGGAACGCGGGCGCAAGGACGCCCCGGCCGTCGGACTGAAGCTGGCCGAGACCGGCATCACCTTCGACCTGGCCCTCTGCTCCACCGCGGCCCGGACCCGGGAAACCTGGAAGCTCGCCGTTCAGGAGCTCCCGACCCGGCCGAAGACGGTCTACGAGGAGCGGCTGTACGAGGCCTCGCTCGGCGAGCTCATCGCCCTGCTCAACGAGACCTCCGACGAGGTCGCCGACCTCCTCGTCATCGGGCACAACCCTGGGATGCACGCCCTGGCGGACGCTCTGGCCGGGCGCGCCGAGGGAGACACCCTCCAGCGGATGACCCGTACCGGGTTCCCGACCTCGGCCCTCGCCGTCGTCTCCTTCACGGGCTCCTGGAAGTCCCTGGAACACGGCGTAGGCACCCTGCTGGACTTCTGGACCCCAAAGGAACACTGA